In one Tripterygium wilfordii isolate XIE 37 chromosome 22, ASM1340144v1, whole genome shotgun sequence genomic region, the following are encoded:
- the LOC119991522 gene encoding uncharacterized protein LOC119991522 — protein MGDKSSISMEKIEWPRQNVATFVAIIYEKVKQGKLQTSTFKPDVWNDINQEMRIAVGKDYGVNKLKGKYNRLRLRHRLFSALLAHTGVTWDPDMNQVNAPEEVWGEFYKKNMKEYKSLRKEGCEHYPILGEIFGGVHVNTEKVDENEGDSSLSKRKNDQSSNSRRQKVSNSSRLEKLEAAIDKWSATVTTSSTIKNDESIARKEYFLAKVEKYRSCQTTQENDAYSMEVCLDIINNMDHLDDDTYSKATLAFENPMKRMTFVKMEQSRRTPWLERL, from the exons ATGGGAGACAAAAGTAGCATTAGTATGGAGAAAATTGAATGGCCAAGACAAAATGTAGCTACTTTTGTTGCGATTATTTATGAGAAAGTGAAACAAGGGAAGTTGCAGACCTCCACTTTTAAGCCCGAtgtttggaatgacataaatcaAGAGATGAGAATTGCTGTTGGGAAAGATTATGGGGTTAATAAGTTAAAGGGAAAGTACAATCGTTTACGGTTGAGGCATCGATTGTTTTCTGCATTGCTAGCTCACACAGGGGTTACATGGGACCCAGACATGAACCAAGTCAATGCTCCTGAAGAGGTGTGGGGTGAATTTTACAAA AAAAATATGAAAGAGTACAAGTCACTTAGGAAAGAAGGTTGCGAGCATTACCCCATACTTGGTGAGATATTTGGAG gAGTGCATGTTAACACAGAGAAAGTTGATGAGAATGAAGGTGATAGTAGTTTAAGCAAACGCAAGAATGATCAATCATCCAATTCCCGCCGACAGAAAGTATCCAACTCCTCTAGACTTGAAAAACTTGAAGCAGCCATTGACAAATGGTCAGCCACAGTTACAACTTCTTCTACAATCAAGAATGATGAATCAATAGCAAGAAAGGAATACTTTCTTGCTAAGGTGGAAAAATATAGGAGTTGTCAAACTACTCAGGAAAATGATGCATACTCCATGGAAGTGTGCTTGGACATAATCAACAACATGGATCATTTGGATGATGATACTTATAGCAAAGCAACATTGGCATTTGAAAATCCAATGAAGAGAATGACATTTGTGAAGATGGAGCAGAGTAGGAGGACGCCTTGGTTGGAACGTCTTTGA
- the LOC119991969 gene encoding anthranilate N-methyltransferase-like, whose product MESLRENNIDEDTFAEASWLAMSLVLPMTMQAAVDLGVLDIIAKATPKQLSASDIIERLPAKNQEAESMLDRILRLLASHNVISCYLRNSERVYSLSRISRFFVRDEDVISLGASMSLNNDNVFFQSWSHLKDALLEGGVPFDRAHGMHAFEYPKTDSRFNSLFNTAMLNHTTIVMKEIVANYKGFESLKQLVDVGGNQGASLRAIISKYPHIKGINFDLPHIVQDASPHPGIEHVGGDMFERVPQGEAIFMKGILHDWSDRHCIQLLKNCHKSTPKDGKVIVMEAVLPVVPDERAPTKFTHLSDVMMMTQNPGGKERTRDEFMALATASGFRGITYECFPCNFWVMEFFK is encoded by the exons ATGGAGTCCTTAAGAGAGAATAACATTGATGAAGATACGTTTGCGGAGGCCAGCTGGCTGGCGATGTCATTGGTGCTTCCAATGACAATGCAAGCCGCGGTTGATCTTGGTGTCCTTGACATCATAGCAAAAGCTACTCCGAAACAACTCTCTGCTTCGGACATAATTGAACGGTTACCTGCTAAGAACCAGGAAGCGGAATCAATGCTGGACAGGATTCTCCGGCTACTCGCTAGTCACAATGTGATTAGCTGTTATCTGCGCAATTCCGAAAGAGTTTACAGTTTGTCACGGATTTCGAGATTCTTTGTGCGTGACGAGGATGTAATATCACTTGGAGCATCTATGTCGTTGAACAATGACAACGTCTTCTTTCAGAGCTG GTCTCACCTGAAAGATGCACTTCTTGAAGGAGGAGTTCCATTTGACAGAGCACATGGGATGCATGCATTTGAGTATCCAAAGACTGATTCAAGGTTTAACAGCCTTTTTAACACAGCAATGTTAAATCATACCACTATCGTGATGAAGGAGATCGTCGCGAATTACAAAGGATTCGAGTCACTAAAGCAACTCGTTGATGTGGGAGGTAACCAAGGGGCGAGTCTACGTGCAATCATATCCAAATATCCTCATATTAAGGGGATCAATTTTGACTTGCCCCACATAGTCCAAGATGCCTCACCCCACCCTG GTATTGAACATGTTGGGGGAGACATGTTTGAAAGAGTTCCCCAAGGAGAAGCAATTTTCATGAAG GGAATCCTTCACGACTGGAGTGACAGGCATTGCATTCAATTGTTAAAAAACTGCCACAAATCCACACCAAAAGATGGGAAAGTCATAGTCATGGAAGCTGTCCTTCCAGTTGTGCCAGATGAAAGGGCTCCAACAAAATTCACCCATCTATCCGATGTTATGATGATGACCCAGAATCCCGGTGGAAAGGAAAGAACGCGAGACGAATTTATGGCTTTGGCCACTGCTTCCGGGTTTCGTGGCATAACATACGAATGCTTTCCTTGTAATTTTTGGGTAATGGAGTTCTTCAAGTAG